The DNA sequence acccacatggtagcaaaaactaactagcagaaatagttagaaatgatttaaatacACGTTGCCGTATGCTACAATTTACTtgttaacaaaaaaaacatgtatgtcaaataaaatatattcaccccacccagtattgtaatcaaaacttaccagaaagcttgtagtccttggctcagacagtgtagtagtgtggtctcaatagcatctcattagtgtgcaagatcttgagatcagctgtacatgtgatggaagaatgcactgtgcaggCAGAGAGTtgaaattccattgaattggggatagtttaaccaaaataagCCTCAAAACCTAtaattgccttgtgtatcccacaaaaaaaggttcaatGTTTAAGCAaacttttttaaaattaatttaaaCAAAATTTCCAAAATTCTCAGGCTTAACTTTCCATGGAATATTTTTGTAAATTTACCGGAAAGTTTCTGACCTTTTGCAACCCTAGGGCCGACACAACCTGTACTGTGCTGGCTGCGTGTCAGTACAGTGCGAATCAGACAACAGTATCTACTTTGGTTGTTCAGAAGACCTTACCATGCAGATGTCTTGGGCTGTAGAATAGTGACCATCTTTGTCTTGTCATTTTTGTCTACAGGAAGTCAACATTCTTCAATGTGCTGACCAAGAGCCAGGCCGCAGCAGAGAATTTCCCCTTCTGCACCATCGACCCCAACGAGAGCAGAGTACCCATCCCTGACGAACGCTATGACTACCTCTGCACCTTCCACAAGCCCCTCAGGTAGAATGTTACAACTACTTCTGCACCTTCCACAAGCCTTGGAAATGGATGTATGAGTAAACACTCTGTACATCCAAGTTTGTGTGTGTaacttctccatctctttctcattGGACAGTAAAGTCCCAGCGTTTCTGAATGTGGTGGACATAGCTGGGCTGGTGAAAGGAGCTCACGCTGGACAAGGACTGGGCAACGCCTTCCTGTCTCACATTAGTGCCTGCGATGGCATCTTCCACATGACACGTGAGTTTAACACACTCACAgaaactcacacacatacactgtaatCCTGGTGTACATTTGTAATGTCAAATCCGCATTAAAACCGTAAGCGTGTGGAGCTTCCATTCTAATCAATGGGGCACTCACACCTACTCGATGCTAGCACAGTTCAGATGTGCATGAACAATATACTCAATTCCTATTTTAGCAGCTTTGTGACGTCCAGCACCATTGCGTAACCTGGACATAAATGTGTGTAGGTGCGTTTGAGGATGAGGACATCATCCATGTGGAGGGTAATGTGGACCCAGTGAGGGACATTGAGATAATCCATGAGGAGCTACGGCTGAAGGATGAGGAGTCTCTTGGACCAATCATAGATAAGTTGGAGAAGACCGCTGTCAGAGGAGGAGACAAGAAACTCAAACCTGAATACgtgagtagagtgtgtgtgtgtggtggttgaTGAGTGGCCTATTGGGTCTGAGACTGAGGTCTGAagctgtgtgtgcgtgcttgatTCAAGCGCTTGAAACACTTTTCCATGTCCTCTCATAGATTGTTTGAGACCCACAGGCGTGCCTAGGGAGAAGGAGCCACAGATAAAATCAGAATTCAGCATTTACTCATGTTCTTTCCTTTCATTCCCTTCTCTCGTTCCcttcttccctcatccctcactCAGGACATCATGTTGAAGGTAAAGAACTGGATTTCGGAGGAGAAGAAACATGTCCGCTTCTACAATGACTGGAATGAGAAGGAGGTAAGgactatgtgtgtgtgctcacaaaagagagggagcagagtaCCATTAGTTGCAGGGGCCTGTATACCAGAACACGCACATAACCCAGTGTGTTGTCTGTGTATGCAGATTGATGTGCTGAACAAATACCTGTTCCTCACGTCCAAGCCCATGATCTACCTGGTCAACCTCTCAGAGAAGGACTACATCAGGAAAAAGAACAAGTGGTCAGTTGGTTCTCTTTCTTAATTCCTTATTTCCTGTCTTTCTGAATCTTATGTGATTTGGGTTGTGATGCCTGGCAACCATTATCTGAGGAGCTGAAATGCTACTTGTTGAGGGTCTGCACTGTGCTTGCAGTAGGGGTTTATTTTATGATTGTGGCATTTTGtgcaaaaaatcaaatcaaaaatcaactTTGTTTTTctaatatagttttttttttctctatcTATATACATAGGATTGTCTTCTCTTAAATATACATTCTCTCCCAGGCTGATTAAGATTAAGGAGTGGGTCGATGCCCATGACCCAGGAGCTATGGTCATACCAGTGAGTGGAGGTCTTGAGGCCAAACTACAGGACATGACCGACGAGGAGAAGGACAAATACTGTGAGGAGGCGAAGACTCAGAGGTACACACACGGACAGATCAAACACACAATGAACACATTTTATGTTCTTGCAAACCGTTACcttattaactgtgtgtgtgtgtgtgtattgcagtGTACTGACTAAGATCATTAAGACGGGCTATGCAGCTCTGCAGTTGGAATATTTCTTCACAGCGGGACCAGACGAGGTTAGAGCGTGGACTGTCAGGGTAAGAGACACAGTTTGGTTATCTCTCTCCCACAATGAGGTGCGGGTGTGACTATCAAATCGTTATGTATTACTCCTCTCTGTCCTACAGAAAGGCAGCAAGGCGCCCCAGGCGGCAGGGAAGATCCACACTGACTTTGAGAAAGGTTTCATCATGGCAGAGGTCATGAAGTTCCAGGACTTCAAAGAAGAGGGCACTGAGAATGctgtcaaggtgtgtgtgtgtacttgtgtgagGCTGAGAGAAAGATTTACTGTGTCATGGGTGTAGATGGCATGCCATAAGTACTTGTCAAAAACGTTTTTAGTCTGATCTTATCTGGATAAGACCATCTGATAAAGATGGCGCTGTATTGGATGACCTCTGTTTTGCGAGCTCTGACCCAACTTTGCTATTTTGGGACTATTGctgtttatttttcctttattttcagTGTATCCATTGTCATTTCTTATAACCAACAATAACACCATTTCAGCAGTTACTTATCCCAAATCCGGCTTCAACTTTGACTCATCTGCCGTGGGCTCTTTCTGTAATTCCGCTCCAATTTTCCTGGTACCCAAGGGGAAACATTGGCTTTACAGAGGGGAATCCTGGTGATTAAGGCGAAGGGAAAACTGGCCACCATTTCCCTCCATTCTGTTGGCCAATGTACAGTCACTTGAATGACATTTTGACTGCGGATTTGCTACCAACGAGTCTCTTGTAAACTGCAATATTCTCTACTTTTCTAAAACATTGTTTTTGGACAAGATACCACCCCATGGCTATCCAACTCAATGAATTCTCCATTCACCGAGTAGATAGGACAGTAGAATCATGGAaattgagagggggaggggtgtgccTCCAACAACAAATGGTATTCTGACTTGAGCgcaagcacgcccccatccacatcgacagggctgcagtgtagcgggttgagagcttcacgtTCCAAATTACTAAGGACttaatggtccacacacacatgcacattcatgaacagcttctatccccaagccataagactgctaacaaaatggctacacagactctgagttgacccttgtattttTTCCTATGcatactgacactccaacacacacaacatttatactgactctacacacactcacatacaatcgtaatgtatgctgctgctactctatcatacatcctgatgcctagtcaccttacccatatacatatctacctctatcgctccagtatccctgcatattgtaaatatggtattggaacttacctgtatatagctccttactttcttgtgttcttatttttatttgtgtgtgtttgttctaccttgttattttttttgtactacattgatattgatcactgcattgttgggtttagagtttgcaagaaaggcatttcactgtacttgtgcatgtgatatTAACTTGAAACTTGCTAAATTACTTTGTATAATGTCATAGATTTTCTGGTTTGATTTGTCCCGTAGGCTGCTGGGAAGTACAGGCAGCTGGGCAGGAACTACATTGTGGAGGACGGAGACATTATATTTTTCAAATTCAACACACCCAATGCACCCAAGGCAGCGAAGAAGTGATGGGACCAACGCGACCAGTACATTAACACAGGGTTCTTGTGTCCCGTCTGATTTTGTCCTCAAGGGCTGCAGTGTCTGCTGATTTTCTCCCCTCTTCCTGCTATTATGAATGTGAggatagaattagaatgattgATTAATTCTATGTATGGTAGGATGAAAATTGAGTGCACACTGCAACCATTGAGGTCAGTACTAGGTCCTGAAGTGTTTCCTGGTCAGTTTAtttggtcaggaaaaactcctggccctagtcAGGACTGATTGGAACAAGGAGGGACCATTATTATTTTAAGTAAAGTAGGCATCTCTGACCGTGCCTGACCAGAAACCACCGTGACTTCCGTATTTGCCCCACCATACAAAATCTGCCCTGGTGCCTTTTTTTTGTTGGCATGGGACCCTGATTATCGCACCTACCCATACACTATATGAAATGTATATCTTTGCCCACCTCACACAAGACATTGCTGCAATATTGTGAATAAGAGGAAGATATAAATCAGTCTTCTGACACCCCTGGCCACGTTCATATTTGGAGGTGAATATTGCTTTAATTTGTTCTGGTTCCtgaaaggaaaacatcaactagctagctacttagctaaacaatggaaggtGCACAATCCATGGCTACAAAGCTGGCTAACTAGCTACCTACTCTGTAAGTTAGCTTGACATGCTAGAAATTAACAGAAACAAGTtactaaaataaatgttttatcttCTGAATCAATTTGTTTTTCCTGTCTTGAATGTAGAAGTTCTAGTTTGTGATCTCCCTCCCAAAAAATGCAATCTCAGACTTTGTCAGTGAATCAGGTCTCCATGGTAACCAGACACTTTCTGCCATACAGTACATGCCTTCAAACTACCATAAAACCCCTTTAAGTATGCCCTTACCTAAGGAAAACGTTTGAGGGACTCTTATGCAACACTCCAATTCCCTTAGGTAAGGGGAAATTATAAGATGTTTTGTGCAACTGGGCCCAGGCCTGACACAAGCATTTTCATGGAAACGCATGCACTGCAACCACAATATAGATCAACAATACACTAAAGACTACAGATTCAGTTTATGTTCAAATGTCTTAATTGATGGGTGTTCAGGTGCGTGTTCAACCAGGGTGTATGTGCCGTGTTGTATTTTGAAGTGGATGGGGATGcttgaccatcctaccgatcctcgacttcggtgatgtcatctataaaatagcctccaacactccactcaacaaactggatgcagtctaccgcagtgccatccgttttgtcaccaaagccccatacactacccaccattgcgacctgtacgctgtcgttggttggccctcacttcaaactcgtcgccaaacccactggctacaggttatctacaagtctgctaggtaaagccccgctttatctcagctcactggtaaccatagcagcacccactcgtagcatgcgctccagcaggtatatctcactggtcacccccaaagccaattcctcttttggtcgtctttccttccagttctctgctgcccatgactagatcgaattgcaaaaatctctgaagctggagactcacatctccctcactagctttaagcaccaactgtcagagcagtttacagatcactgcacctgtacttagcctatctgtaaacagcccatctacctacctcatccccatactggtatttattttgctcctttgcaccccagtatctacctgcacattcatcttctgccgatctaccattccagtgtttaattgctatattgtaattacttcgccaccatggcctatttatttccttatcttacctcatttgcactcactgtatatagactttcttttgttctactgtattattgacagttttgtttattccatgtgtaactgttgtatgtgtcgaattgctacgctttatcttggccaggtcgcagttgcaaatgagaacttgttctcaactagcctacctggtgaaaaaaaaaaaatgcttgtaACAGGCTAGGGGGGGGACATGTTGATACTGCAAAATAGATTATATGCACAGTGACAGGTTCTGTGCATACGAGTCTTGGTTCATGCAAAAAATATTCCTTGTTGCAATGACTATTTTCCAGCACATATTCTTGAACATTTTCAGCATAACTGAAGCAGTTCCTTACAAAAAGCAGAGGCAATGAGCAACATCTGGCTGGCAGCCTCACAGAACATTGTAGCCAAGATGTTCACGATCACTGGACTTAAAGATAACGGAGCTTAGTTGCAATGTTAGCCAGCTAACCTAGTAGAGTAACAAGGTGAATATCCGGATACATTAATACGAAAAATATTGGAACTTAAACGGTGTTGCAATTACATTTTGGCCATTTTCCCAACACTTCCTGCTCTTTAATTTCAACCATAGATTCCCAGATATTTGAGGTTCTTTAAAAACAAACAGGAAGCCGATATCCCATAAAAATGACGGACATATCGCTTGGCCATAGAAGTCTCACCAAACCCCAAAGCTAACCAATCAATTTTGAGAAGAACGGCGGGACTTCCTGTTACGTTCTTGTTAGCGCCCCCCCTTTTTGTGTTTCCCTCACTGTCAATCAAAATAGAAAAAAATCGACCCGAATTCACCGATCAACACAAGCCCGCCTTTGATAAAATATAATAATGTTCGGAGTTTAGTTGATCAGATAATCTTTCGATTATTACAATTCACGATATGACTGGTACATAACATTTAACCCATCGAAGCATACAACCAACCGGTGAGTTTGTACGTTACAACCGATAGCAGGCTAGCTACGGCTTTTAATCTTTTGCAGGAGACCTATGCTaggtagttagctagttaacaaaAGTAAACATTCAATCTGTGTCGAAATCCGCCTTGAAACATTGTCGCAAAGTTAGGGTTTGCAGTTTATTCTTCATCAACGGAAGTTTGTTGTCTCTTTGCAGCATTTTATGAGCGGCAAGCTGTGAGAAATGTAGTGTTTTGCTCAATTTTCCTATCTCTCCATGCTAGCGCCAGAGCAACGTTTGAAACAAGAGGAAATGGCTACCGCGGACGTGGAAGGCAGTCAAAGCGAATTCCTACAGCACGGCGGAGCCACGGAAAACCAGGTACCCCAACATTTTCTATCTTGTATTTCGACTCCTCCGAGCTACTACTGTGTGGTGTTTTTAGCTAGCTAGAAGTTCACACGTTTTAAATGTTGCAGGGGGTGTAAAGCTAGTATACTTCCGCCGCTGTGTTCCCCGCTATAACGGCCACCCACTTTACCCCTCTAGAACCCGCCCATAGTGGGTAGGACACAGCCCGTCACTTGGTCAGGTCGCTGATATTTAGCTCGTCTACCTGGGGCTAAAGGGGTACAGTGGGGAAAGGAGGGGTGAGTGGGGAAACCGAACAGAGAACGTGGGAATCTGTGCACCGGACTACAAAATATCTCCCCCACGCCCATGTTGTAGCGATTACGTATTTTGTCTAGCCACTCTAGCTCTATTCGTTGGATGAAAGAAGGGACTCTTAGATGTTTTTTGTCTAGTTGTGGTGACTAGCTCTCGAAAACTATTTTCCCTGTGTAGACTGTTAAGCTGTTACTTTCGCCCACATTTGGCTGCATGTGAATTACAATTCCGAAGCTGTGTTATAACATTTAGAAACGCCAATCATTGCGTTCAAAGTGGTTTTCAAAACATATGCTAATATCCgccttatctttcatatcagcgggaaattgtatttgaaaataaaaaatatacttactgtagcagttttgcACAGATCGACAAGCTGTGTGTCTCCAGTTGATGAACTACACTTAATCTCCAGTCTTGCATACACACGTGTTCGTGGCCGCCTATGTCTCTTCTGTCTTGGTAAATAAGCgatgtaacatggagatatggccgtgtgggaacacAAATCCTATAAAAGTTGTGTAGTAATTTAACCAtttgtttaaaaacattttaaaagtatTCCTGATATGAAAAAACGTACAGCAAGCGATGCGTGTTAATGTTTAGACTATCGTCGGGGCTCTTACGAAAACTCTCCTGTCAGAATATAATGTACTCGTCAATAGGCGCTGAATTGGGTAGATGCGTTACATGCTTGAGGAAGTTTGGATCCTTTTTTATCAAACCACTTAGCTACGCCATAGCCTGTATAGCAGATTCAGAAATATTTAGGTTCATTGTTGATTTCTCATTTTTGCCAAAGGGAAATGTCTTGATACTACTGTATTATTACTAGTCCAATGTTGCAGATACCTATAATATAGGATTAGATATCTGTTTTTAACAATATACACAATAATTGTCTTGTCTGCTGACACTGTATTGTGATATCAAACCATACTGCATGTCATTTTGCCCTATTCACAGCGTGGAGCCTGCACCCTGGTATCTGTCTCTGTACCCCTAGCTCTCGTCTCAGATAGTACAGAAATGTCATTTCCAAATCAATATTTTTGCTTCATATTCTTTGTGAACTACAATGCAACAGCGTAAGACTTATGGCCAATGCCGTCTGTAACTAGACAAACTTTTTTGCATTCCGCAACAGTGAATCTGAGTAACAATTTACAAAtgtgtgtcttctctctgtcagaccacagacatgACCGCCATCCAGCTAACAGGTTCAGACCGTTGGGAGTTGTTAACCCCGGTCTCGACCGGGAAGGATGCGCAGCAGGGAGTCGTCCACATTCCTAACTCTGGCATGATGACCTCTAACGGCCAGTATGTTCTCCCTATCGGGAACATGGACAGTCAGCCCATCTACGTCACAGCATCTGGAAACGACGGCTCAGCCAATGGAGTGTCCAGCATACAATACCAGGtagtgtactgtacacacacatgcatatacactacagggccaaaagtatgtggacatgccTTCAAATGAGcgaattcggctatttcagccacacccgtcgctgacaggtgtataaaatcgagcacacagccatgcaatctccatagacaaacattggcccgtactgaagagctcagtgacttttaacgtggcaccgtcataggatgccatctttccaacaagtcagtttgtcaaatttctgccctgctagagttgtcccagtcaactgtaaaagtcgtctatcctcggttgcaacactcactaccgagttcctaactacctttggaagcaacgtcggcacaagatctgttcgtcgggagcttcatgaaatgggtttccatgtccgagcagccgcacacatgcctaagatcaccatgcgcaatgccaagcgtctgctggagtggtgtaaagctcgccactgTTGGTCCTCGGAGCATTGGAAAtgggttctctggagtgatgaatcacgcttcaccatctggcagtccgacggactaatcagGGTTTGACTGATGCCAGGAGAGTGATACCTGCCaaaatacatagtgccaactgtaacgtttggaggaagaataatggtctgggactgtttttcatggttcggactaggccccttagttccagtgaagggaaatcaatGCTGCAGCATatgatgacattctagacaattctgtgcttccagctttgtggcaagtttggggaaggccctttcccaaGCATGACaaagcccccgtgcacaaagcgaggtccatacagaaatagtttgtcgagattgatgtggaagaacttgactggtctgcacagagccctgacctcaacccgcccccgactgcgagccaggcctaatcgcctaacatcagtgcccgaactcactaatgctcttatggctgaaaCTGCAGCAAAGTTACAaaatctagtagaaagcctttccagaagagtggaggctgttgtagcagaaaGGGGGAATccactccatattaatgcccatgattttagaatgagatgtttgacgagcaggtgtccacatacctttggccatgtagtgtgtgtatacacatacatacacacacatgcacttgcACTCACGCACCTCTGTTAGCAGAATGTCCAGTACCAGGTCGATTATCATGTTAGCCCTTACACGCAATATTCTCTACACACAAATGCCGAACTCTCTCTTCCATGTCATCCCTCAGATCCACAACTCAGATGGAACTCTGGCAGGCTTCTCTGCGCAGGGATTGGACGATGGCTCGGGCCAAATCCAGCTCATCCAGGACGGTAGCCACGGCAATATCGGAATCAGTATCGCCACGACGACAACCTCTGACCTCCTAACGCAGGCCGGGCATATGCAGCAGATTCAGGGCGTGTCATTGGGCGGGGGCACGACCTATAGCGGCGCGGTTCCCATGGGGCTGTCGGGGGGTAACATAACTTTCCTCCCTATCAACAGCATAGACCTCGAATCACTAGGGCTTGCCGGCGCTCAGAcggttcccatagcaacgacgACCGACGGTCAGCTGATCATGGGCTCCCAAACACTGGAGGGGCAGGAAGGTGCAGCCAAACAGCTAGCGACCCTCGTTAGTGAAGCTAACGGTAACACAGACCTCTATGTGCCAACAACCTCATCATCCCAGCTGCCCGAGACTATCGACGGGACGGGGGTTCTGACTCAAGCTACTGCCGTGTCTGCCGGGGTTTCAGACCCATCCTCAGAGAACTACAACTCACACAACCACCTGCAGCAAATACAGGTCAGTCATTTGACATAATTCCCTAAGCTTTATTCCCAGTGCCCTATACCACATATAACAGTCATATTACAGTGAGCCATCATACAGGAAAAAAGTTACTAGTCTTGTTTAACTTGTCTTCagcaggtcatatcatattactATGTACGTTGCTGTAGGTCCTCGGGACACTGTTCTAAGAGCATGGCTGAAAAAAAATACCATGACTGAATTAAGTCTGTTTCATCCAGGTGTCCACCTCGCATGCCTCGTCCCTCTCCCAGCCCATCCTACAGCTGTCGGGGGACAACCAGGGGGCCCAGGGACAGGATCTATCCCAGTCTGGGCAGACGCTCCAGAGTGTTCAGCTCGTCAACCCTGGAACCTTCCTCATCCAGGCCCAGACAGTCACTGCTTCGGGACAGATACAGTGGCAGACCTTCCAGGTAGGTTGTGCgggtgtgtgtttatctgtttcACTACCGTATGTAGGTGTGTGGGATCATGCATGTGTGTAACTCTTTCTAACGCACTCCCTCTCAGGTCCAAGGGGTCCAATCTCTGCAGGGCCTCCAGCTCCCCCAGGCCCAGGGGGGCCAGCAGCTGACTCTGGCCCCAGTCCAGGGCCTCTCTATGGGTCAGGGAGGATCCATCACCCTGCCTAACCTCCAGACTGTTACAGTCAACTCTATAGGACAGCCAGGGATACaatacacacagggagaggaggcCGGCAGTCCTGCAGGTAGGAACATGCATATgtatacacacgcatacatacaaaCTCTCCATCTTTCTATTTCTTTcttactttgtctctctctctctcacacacacacacaactatctCTCCCCACAGACATCCAGATAAAGGAGGAGCCAGACTCTGAAGAGTGGCAGCTGAGTGGTGACTCCACCCTCAACCCCAGTGACATCAACAATCTGCGTGTCCAGATGGATGACGAAGACATGGACATGTCCACCGGGGAGGGCAAGAGGTTGAGGAGAGTCGCCTGCACCTGTCCCAACTGTAAAGAGGCTGGAGGGAGGTGggttggaaagacacacacacagcatattaacacatatatatatatatatatatatatataagggtgGATCCTAGCTTTTAGCTCAGTGGGTTAATGTGGTCAAACCACATTCCATACTCAGTAGGGTCCGTTTCTACCAAGACAATTGAAATTCAAATGACTGCAAGAAGTTGACTTTGTGTtgaccccaaccctctctcttgTCACCCCTTCCTCCCAGAGGGTCGAGTCTTGGTAAGAAGAAGCAGCATATCTGTCACATCGTGGGCTGTGGGAAGGTGTACGGTAAGACTTCTCACCTCAGGGCTCACCTCAGATGGCACAGCGGAGAACGGCCCTTCGTCTGCAACTGGATGTTCTGTGGCAAGCGGTTTACCAGGAGTGACGagctacagagacacagacggacacacacGGGTAGGAATACACACGAACACCATCTTCACTATATAACACCAGCTTAACGCTCACCACACTTGTTTTTTAATCACTCtctacctctttttctccctttcaTTTCTCTGTCCAGGAGAGAAGAAGTTTGTGTGCGCACAGTGTTCAAAGAGATTCATGCGTAGCGACCATCTGGCCAAACATATAAAGACTCACCAGAATAAAAAAGGTGTGGCTTCCTCCTCATTGTCTCCGCCCCCCAGCGACACCATCATCACCGCAGACGGAACCACCCTCATCCTTCAATCAGCTGCTGGTGCCCATGACCTCCTAG is a window from the Oncorhynchus tshawytscha isolate Ot180627B linkage group LG14, Otsh_v2.0, whole genome shotgun sequence genome containing:
- the LOC112266412 gene encoding obg-like ATPase 1; this encodes MPPKKGEGPKQPPLIGRFGTSLKIGIVGLPNVGKSTFFNVLTKSQAAAENFPFCTIDPNESRVPIPDERYDYLCTFHKPLSKVPAFLNVVDIAGLVKGAHAGQGLGNAFLSHISACDGIFHMTRAFEDEDIIHVEGNVDPVRDIEIIHEELRLKDEESLGPIIDKLEKTAVRGGDKKLKPEYDIMLKVKNWISEEKKHVRFYNDWNEKEIDVLNKYLFLTSKPMIYLVNLSEKDYIRKKNKWLIKIKEWVDAHDPGAMVIPVSGGLEAKLQDMTDEEKDKYCEEAKTQSVLTKIIKTGYAALQLEYFFTAGPDEVRAWTVRKGSKAPQAAGKIHTDFEKGFIMAEVMKFQDFKEEGTENAVKAAGKYRQLGRNYIVEDGDIIFFKFNTPNAPKAAKK
- the LOC112266413 gene encoding transcription factor Sp3, encoding MATADVEGSQSEFLQHGGATENQTTDMTAIQLTGSDRWELLTPVSTGKDAQQGVVHIPNSGMMTSNGQYVLPIGNMDSQPIYVTASGNDGSANGVSSIQYQIHNSDGTLAGFSAQGLDDGSGQIQLIQDGSHGNIGISIATTTTSDLLTQAGHMQQIQGVSLGGGTTYSGAVPMGLSGGNITFLPINSIDLESLGLAGAQTVPIATTTDGQLIMGSQTLEGQEGAAKQLATLVSEANGNTDLYVPTTSSSQLPETIDGTGVLTQATAVSAGVSDPSSENYNSHNHLQQIQVSTSHASSLSQPILQLSGDNQGAQGQDLSQSGQTLQSVQLVNPGTFLIQAQTVTASGQIQWQTFQVQGVQSLQGLQLPQAQGGQQLTLAPVQGLSMGQGGSITLPNLQTVTVNSIGQPGIQYTQGEEAGSPADIQIKEEPDSEEWQLSGDSTLNPSDINNLRVQMDDEDMDMSTGEGKRLRRVACTCPNCKEAGGRGSSLGKKKQHICHIVGCGKVYGKTSHLRAHLRWHSGERPFVCNWMFCGKRFTRSDELQRHRRTHTGEKKFVCAQCSKRFMRSDHLAKHIKTHQNKKGVASSSLSPPPSDTIITADGTTLILQSAAGAHDLLGNQEIPLQLVTVAPGEVME